In a single window of the Burkholderia contaminans genome:
- a CDS encoding protocatechuate 3,4-dioxygenase — protein MGQIVGGFLVPHDPVMFVAPEAPAPAVRERMWSAFRQCAERLAALEPTSVVIVGADHYMLFGTTCLPSYLIGTGDVDGPLDAMPGLKRGVIPNNEALATHIAADGLARGFDWAVARALTVDHAVGIPNQMIVQPLREAGMAVGTIPVYVAAGVDPYIRIGRAVEVGRQIREAVESFPADERVVVIGSGGISHWVGTAEMGRVNETFDREIIDYAVRGDTAALAALSDDYILANGGNGGMEIRNWACAMGALEGARGEVLAYEAVPEWVTGLGFVQLHCQ, from the coding sequence AATCGTCGGCGGCTTCCTGGTGCCGCATGACCCCGTGATGTTCGTCGCGCCGGAAGCACCGGCGCCGGCCGTGCGCGAGCGCATGTGGAGTGCCTTCAGGCAGTGTGCCGAGCGGTTGGCGGCGCTCGAGCCCACCAGCGTAGTGATCGTGGGCGCAGACCATTACATGCTGTTCGGCACGACTTGCCTTCCGAGCTATTTGATCGGCACCGGTGATGTCGACGGTCCGCTCGATGCAATGCCAGGCCTCAAGCGCGGCGTGATTCCGAACAACGAAGCGCTCGCTACCCACATCGCCGCCGATGGTCTTGCACGCGGGTTCGACTGGGCGGTGGCGCGTGCATTGACGGTGGATCACGCAGTTGGCATTCCAAATCAAATGATCGTGCAGCCGTTGCGCGAGGCGGGCATGGCGGTCGGCACGATCCCAGTTTATGTGGCCGCAGGTGTGGACCCGTACATCCGCATCGGGCGGGCTGTTGAGGTCGGTCGCCAGATTCGCGAAGCAGTCGAATCTTTCCCTGCGGACGAGCGTGTAGTGGTGATTGGCAGCGGTGGCATCAGCCACTGGGTTGGCACGGCCGAGATGGGGCGCGTCAACGAAACATTCGATCGCGAGATTATCGACTACGCCGTGCGAGGCGACACAGCCGCGCTCGCAGCGCTGAGCGACGACTACATCCTCGCGAACGGCGGCAACGGCGGCATGGAAATTCGCAACTGGGCTTGCGCGATGGGTGCCCTGGAGGGGGCTCGCGGTGAGGTCCTGGCCTATGAGGCGGTGCCTGAATGGGTGACTGGCCTCGGCTTTGTACAACTGCACTGCCAATGA